Proteins from a genomic interval of Toxoplasma gondii ME49 chromosome Ia, whole genome shotgun sequence:
- a CDS encoding ribonucleoside-diphosphate reductase large chain (encoded by transcript TGME49_294640), with the protein MEIPAPSSPTALKAAVPVSSPTMALHTHGSLSSSFSEAVSPSKKTGSAGASPVHGAGRGMYVVNRRGEEEPVSFDQILKRIEKLSFGLHPLVDPARVAQAVINGMYAGIRTSELDDLAAQTSAYMAASHPDFSRLAARIAIDNLHKNTTDNFLTVIDQLHGYVDKLGREAKLVSTEVYEFVRENEQALNEALNYSRDFDYDYFGFKTLERSYLLKIHDRIVERPQHMLMRVACGIHCGDVEKAIETYELMSQKFFTHATPTLFNAGTPRPQMSSCFLLTMQEDSIDGIFSTLKQCALISKTAGGLGLAVTDIRATNSYIRGTNGYSNGLLPMLRVFNDAARYVDQGGGKRKGSLAIYLEPWHFDVFDFLDIKKNHGKEERRARDLFCALWIPDLFMERVNDNAGWTLMCPNECPGLTEVWGDEFKELYERYEREGRGRKTIPAQHLWFAILQAQIETGTPYMLYKDACNRKSNQKNLGTIKCSNLCTEVVEYTSKDEVAVCNLASVSLPKFVDRESRTFDYEHLKRIVKVMTRNLNRVIDRNYYPVPEAKKSNLRHRPVGLGVQGLADAFMLLRYPFDSPEARVLNRNIFECIYFAALEASCELAAEEGPYATYEGSPVSQGILQFDMWGVTPSSGLCDWDGLREKIKAHGVRNSLLVSPMPTASTSQILGNNEAFEPYTSNIYYRRVLSGEFFVVNPHLLRDLLERDLWSEDVKQQLIAHNGSVQNMDVIPDDLKALYKTVWEIKQRVVLDLAIDRAPFIDQSHSLNIHMVNPTYAKLSTMHFYGWRGGLKTGLYYLRTQAAADAIKFTVDSQLAMSAKAKLSGATVGALTTTSSGADEDKRQDVAETEKIEPVAPVCRWRRTGASPDEPCEMCSG; encoded by the exons ATGGAAATCCCGGCGCCCTCGAGTCCGACCGCTCTCAAGGCGGCCGTACCCGTCTCGTCTCCGACCATGGCTCTGCACACACACGGGTCTCTCAGCAGTTCTTTTTCAGAGGCCGTTTCGCCGTCCAAAAAGACAGGATCTGCTGGCGCCTCTCCCGTCCACGGCGCAGGTCGTGGCATGTACGTCGTCAACCGCcgcggcgaagaggagcCTGTTTCCTTCGACCAGATTCTGAAGAGAATAGAGAAGCTCTCTTTCGGCCTCCACCCTCTCGTCGACCCCGCTCGCGTTGCACAGGCCGTTATCAACGGCATGTACGCGGGGATTCGAACAAGCGAGTTGGATGACCTGGCTGCACAGACCAGCG CTTACATGGCCGCTTCTCACCCTGACTTCTCCAGACTGGCTGCTCGGATCGCCATCGACAACCTCCACAAAAACACAACAGACAACTTCTTGACTGTCATCGATCAGCTGCATGGCTACGTCG ACAAACTGGGGCGCGAGGCGAAGCTCGTCAGCACTGAGGTGTACGAATTCGTGAGGGAAAATGAGCAGGCGCTGAACGAGGCTCTGAACTACTCCAGAGATTTCGACTACGACTATTTTGGATTCAAGACACTGGAACG GTCGTACCTCCTGAAGATCCACGACCGGATTGTCGAGCGTCCCCAGCACATGCTCATGAGAGTCGCATGCGGCATTCATTGTGGGGATGTGGAGAAAGCAATCGAAACCTACGAACTGATGAGTCAGAAGTTCTTCACGCATGCAACGCCGACCCTGTTCAACGCCGGCACCCCCCGCCCACAGATGAGcagct GTTTTCTGCTGACGATGCAAGAGGACTCGATCGATGGAATTTTCAGCACACTGAAGCAATGCGCGTTGATTTCCAAGACAGCTGGGGGCCTCGGTCTCGCCGTGACAGACATTCGAGCCACAAACAGCTACATCCGAGGAACGAATGGCTACTCGAATGGCCTTCTGCCGATGCTCAGAGTCTTCAACGACGCCGCGCGCTACGTCGACCAGGGCGGCGGCAAACGCAAAGGCAGCCTCGCCATTTACTTGGAACCTTGGCACTTTGATGTTTTTGATTTCCTCGACATCAAGAAGAACCATGGCAAGGAAGAGCGACGGGCGCGCGACCTCTTCTGCGCCCTCTGGATCCCAGATCTCTTCATGGAACGTGTGAACGACAACG CGGGGTGGACGCTGATGTGCCCTAACGAATGCCCCGGTTTGACGGAGGTGTGGGGCGACGAATTCAAAGAGTTGTACGAGCGCTACGAACGCGAAGGTCGAGGCCGGAAGACGATTCCAGCTCAGCATCTTTGGTTTGCGATTCTCCAGGCGCAGATCGAGACGGGGACGCCGTACATGCTGTAcaaagacgcatgcaatcGGAAGAGCAACCAGAAGAACTTGGGAACGATCAAGTGCAGCAACTTGTGCACAGAAGTCGTCGAATATACGAGCAAAGACGAGGTGGCTGTCTGCAACTTGGCCTCCGTCTCGCTGCCCAAGTTCGTGGACCGCGAGAGCCGAACTTTCGACTACGAACACTTGAAGCGAATCGTCAAAGTCATGACGAGAAACTTGAACCGCGTGATCGATCGAAACTACTACCCAGTcccagaagcgaagaagagcaactTGCGGCACCGACCTGTCGGTTTGGGAGTCCAAGGTCTCGCAGACGCCTTCATGCTTCTTCGCTATCCGTTCGACAGCCCCGAAGCTCGCGTCTTGAACAGAAACATCTTCGAGTGTATCTACTTTGCCGCTCTCGAGGCCAGCTGCGAACTCGCCGCCGAAGAAG GCCCCTACGCGACTTACGAGGGATCGCCGGTGTCTCAGGGCATTCTCCAGTTCGACATGTGGGGTGTGACTCCGTCGAGCGGTTTGTGTGACTGGGATGgtctgagagagaagatcaAGGCACACGGAGTGAGAAACTCGCTCCTCGTGTCTCCGATGCCTACGGCCAGTACCTCTCAGATTCTGG GGAACAACGAGGCGTTTGAGCCGTACACTTCCAACATTTACTACCGCCGAGTGTTGAGCGGAGAGTTTTTCGTAGTGAATCCACACCTGCTGCGAGACTTGCTCGAGCGGGACCTGTGGTCTGAGGACGTCAAGCAGCAGCTGATTGCGCACAACGGCAGTGTCCAGAACATGGACGTCATCCCAGACGACTTGAAGGCACTGTACAAGACCGTTTGGGAGATCAAGCAGCGCGTCGTCCTCGACCTGGCGATCGACCGGGCACCGTTCATCGACCAGTCTCACTCGCTGAACATCCACATGGTCAATCCAACCTACGCGAAGCTCTCCACTATGCACTTTTACGGCTGGAGAGGCGGCCTGAAAACTGGGCTGTACTACCTCCGGACGCAGGCGGCAGCGGACGCGATCAAGTTCACTGTCGACTCGCAACTCGCCATGAGTGCGAAAGCGAAACTCAGCGGCGCCACTGTGGGAGCTCTCACGACGACCAGTTCCGGCGCCGACGAAGACAAGCGACAAGACGtcgcagagacggagaaaatcGAGCCTGTAGCTCCCGTCTGCAGGTGGAGACGTACAGGCGCTTCTCCAGATGAACCCTGTGAAATGTGCTCAGGCTAA